Sequence from the Sphingobacteriaceae bacterium GW460-11-11-14-LB5 genome:
GCTGCAAATCCAATCAGCACCTCGTTTTTGAGCAACATTCCTACAGGAGTAGATATTCCGAATACGTTGAATGCATTAAAAGCACGTTACGCCTTATTTGTTGGAAACTATGCCGTTGCATTAAGCAGCGCCAATGCTGTTGATCTAACCAAAAGATCGTCGTTCACTTACGATGCGCAAAATCTCAATCCCATTTTTGAAATTGCTACCTCTACTAATAATGTTATTCAACCAAAAAATATAAACTTAGGGCAAACTGGCGCGAATATTCCAGATGCAGGTGATGCCAGGATTCCATTTTATACTACAATTAATACAACTGTACGTATCAATGGTTTTGGTGCGGCTAGCTTAGCGCCAATTCCAGTTTATCTGCCTGGCGAAATGACTTTAATTAAGGCAGAGGCCTATGCCCGTCAAGCTACGCCGAACTTAACTTCTTCGCTTACTGAGCTGAATAAGATTGTAACCAAAACTGCTGCTACAGATCCTTTTGGTGTTGGTGCGGCATTGCCAGCACTAACAGGTCCTTATACACAGCAACAGCTGTTAGACCTGATTTACAAACACCGTTGTATCGAACTCTTTATGTCTGGACTAAAACTGGAAGATATGAGAAGGTTCAATCAGCCATTAACCGATCGTAAACGTAATTTTTTTCCTTATCCTTTCGCAGAAAGAGATAACAATACTAACACCCCTGCAGATCCAACTTTCTAGCAGCATAAAAAGAGCCCCGATTTCATCGGGGCTCTTTTTATAAAATATTCAATTCTTTAGCACGGTAACCGGCTAAAGATTCGTGTTCTACTTCTAACTCGGTGATTAAATAGCTTATATTTTCTATCGGGCAAACTTTAAGCCTCAATGTGATATCTAGTTTTTCTGAAATACAAAGCACCGCTGTTTTTTTCGCGCAGGCTACCATGGCCTTTTTGAGCTGGTTAATTTCCCAATCGGTATCAGTTAGTCCTTCTTCCGGGTGTATCGCACTTGTACCCATTAAGCATAAATCGACCTTAATTTCAGCTAATTGACTAATTACATGGCCGCCATAGGTTATCTGAGAGTTTTTTGAAAAAAGACCACCAATTAATATCACTTCAATATTGTTGTATTTGGCCAGTTCTACAGCAACAAGCGGACTAATGGTAAAGAATGTGGCGCCCAGGTGTTGTGGTAACTGTTTAACAAATTCTAAGATCGTTGTGCCTCCGCCAATGAGCACCACCATGCCGTCTTTGATCAAACGGATTGTTTTTTTTGCAATCACAATTTTACTATCTCTTGCATATACAGTACTATCATCGAAAGAGCTATGATATGATTTAGATAAAGCTCCGCCATGCACTTTAAACAGTAGGCCATCATCAACAAGTTCCTGCAAGTCTCGTCTGATCGTGTCTTCCGAAACATTAAGCAATTGAACCAGATCTGAGGTTAGCACCCGGTTGTGCAGGTTAATCTGGCGCATGATGAAATCGTGACGTTCTTTTTTCAGCATAAATCATTTGATTTTCTACGAATGTATAAAAACATTTTAAAAATATATTATTTGCGTGTTTGTGCGTGTTTATGCAATAATGTTTTGTGTGATAGCTAAATATACTTTATTTAAATGTTTTTTTATTGAAAAACATTTATGATATTAGCTAAATATTAAAGTAAAATGCGTTATTATGCGTGTTTTGGCAAACAATAAAAACTAACAACTAAACAATCACTTCATTCCCCTAAACTGGCAGTTTATGAAAAAAAAACTACTATTAATTTTTCTTGGTACGTTTTTGTTGCTGGCTCACGCCATCGCGCAGCAAATAACCGTTACCGGTAAGGTTACATCGGCTGATGGACCTTTACCAGGCGTTTCCATTCGAGTGAAAGGAAGCACAGTCGTTTCGCAAACCAATGCAGATGGAAATTATTCTATAAAAGCTTTGAAAAATGAAACACTACAATTTTCTTTTATTGGCTATAAAACCGTAGAACGAGTTATTGGAAATACGGTAATTAATATCGTGTTGGTAAACGATGCTAGCAACTTAGATGAAGTTGTTGTAACAGCATTTAATGTCGCCCAAGATCGAAAAAGTATTAACTATGCTTTTCAAAATGTGAAGTCGAAAGATATCGAAGAGTCTAGGCAGCAAAATATTGTCAATGCCTTGCAAGGTAAAATCGCCGGTGCAGTTATCACAAGCTCAGGCGGTGGCCCGGGAGAAGGCTCTGCAATTATTCTTCGTGGAGGTACTTCTCTGGATGGGGATAACCAACCGCTATTTGTTGTTGACGGAGTACCATTGGATAATAGCTCTTTTGTAGAATCAACGGCGCCCGGAGCAGGAAGTGCTTTCAATGGTGTATTAGGTCGTAGTGTTGGTACTCCCAATCGTGCATCAGATATTAATCCGGATGATATAGAAAGTGTAACCGTTTTAAAAGGACCGGCTGCTGCGGCATTATACGGCTTAAAGGCTGGTAATGGTGCTATTATCATCACAACTAAAAAAGGGAAAACTGGTTCAACAACAATAACATATAATAATGTGTTTTCTTGGGATAATGTAATCAGATTACCAGAAACTCAATCCATCTATAAACAAGGAACTGCCGGGATTTATAACCTTACCAGTAGAGATTCGTACGGCTCAGAGTTTGCGCCAGGCGAAACCATTTACGATAATTTAGGAGATTTCTTCGTTACAGGTAAATCACAAACACATAATTTAAGTGTTTCTGGTGGTTCTGATAAATACACGTTTAGGTTTTCAGCATCTAATGCTAACCAAAACGGAGTTGTCCCTCAAACGGATTATGGTAAAACTTCTGTTAGGCTATCAGGAAGTGCGATAGCCAGTGAAAAATTTACTTTTACCGGATCGGCCAACTATATGAGAACAACAGGCAGACGACCACTACAGGGACCTGGCTTGTTCGGTGGTACTGGTGGATTTTTGGTAAGCATATTCAATTGGCCCAAGAATGATAATATGAAGGATTATTTAAGCCCTGATGGCACCAGAAGGCGACTACTGGCAAGTGCTACGGGAGATACAGATAACCCATATTTCACCATTGATAAAAATCCGCAGACAGATTCAAATGATCGCTTTTTAGGTAATGCGGGTGCTGAATACAGACCTTTCAAATGGCTTAAAGTAAATTATACCCTCGGTACCGATTTATACACGGAAAGAATTCAAAGTGTAAGGGCCGTGGGAACATCGCTGCCTAATAACTTCAATGGAGGAATAGGACAAACAGTTAATACGTTTCAGAGTTTAACTTCCAACCTCTTAATTAGTGCAGAACAAAGTTTCGGAGATTTTAGTACCTCGCTTTTGGTTGGTAATGCGGTAGATCAAACCAAATTTTCTACTGTTGATTACTTAGGTTTAATTTTTCAAAATCCAGATTTCATCAGCGTAAACAATACTGTAAACAGAAGTTTGATAGAAAGAAATTCGCTTAAGCGAATTATCGGCGCTTTTGGAAGTTTCAACGCTG
This genomic interval carries:
- a CDS encoding RagB/SusD family protein produces the protein MKNSRSKYIHYIFFFALAVSLAACKKEYLNPNAAVADDVLLSARGLTGVTVGLQKNFSTTRAGLLYAAITVNGITTNELISVNTGNTNEDRLMTGGVQVDGANSVLLNVWTSSNKIIYDADNVINNAANLGDKGLASGLIAHASIFKALALGNLSEFWEKVPAGTGQNVTFITRTEGFNKAIATIDNALALIAANPISTSFLSNIPTGVDIPNTLNALKARYALFVGNYAVALSSANAVDLTKRSSFTYDAQNLNPIFEIATSTNNVIQPKNINLGQTGANIPDAGDARIPFYTTINTTVRINGFGAASLAPIPVYLPGEMTLIKAEAYARQATPNLTSSLTELNKIVTKTAATDPFGVGAALPALTGPYTQQQLLDLIYKHRCIELFMSGLKLEDMRRFNQPLTDRKRNFFPYPFAERDNNTNTPADPTF
- a CDS encoding DeoR family transcriptional regulator, producing the protein MLKKERHDFIMRQINLHNRVLTSDLVQLLNVSEDTIRRDLQELVDDGLLFKVHGGALSKSYHSSFDDSTVYARDSKIVIAKKTIRLIKDGMVVLIGGGTTILEFVKQLPQHLGATFFTISPLVAVELAKYNNIEVILIGGLFSKNSQITYGGHVISQLAEIKVDLCLMGTSAIHPEEGLTDTDWEINQLKKAMVACAKKTAVLCISEKLDITLRLKVCPIENISYLITELEVEHESLAGYRAKELNIL
- a CDS encoding SusC/RagA family TonB-linked outer membrane protein; amino-acid sequence: MKKKLLLIFLGTFLLLAHAIAQQITVTGKVTSADGPLPGVSIRVKGSTVVSQTNADGNYSIKALKNETLQFSFIGYKTVERVIGNTVINIVLVNDASNLDEVVVTAFNVAQDRKSINYAFQNVKSKDIEESRQQNIVNALQGKIAGAVITSSGGGPGEGSAIILRGGTSLDGDNQPLFVVDGVPLDNSSFVESTAPGAGSAFNGVLGRSVGTPNRASDINPDDIESVTVLKGPAAAALYGLKAGNGAIIITTKKGKTGSTTITYNNVFSWDNVIRLPETQSIYKQGTAGIYNLTSRDSYGSEFAPGETIYDNLGDFFVTGKSQTHNLSVSGGSDKYTFRFSASNANQNGVVPQTDYGKTSVRLSGSAIASEKFTFTGSANYMRTTGRRPLQGPGLFGGTGGFLVSIFNWPKNDNMKDYLSPDGTRRRLLASATGDTDNPYFTIDKNPQTDSNDRFLGNAGAEYRPFKWLKVNYTLGTDLYTERIQSVRAVGTSLPNNFNGGIGQTVNTFQSLTSNLLISAEQSFGDFSTSLLVGNAVDQTKFSTVDYLGLIFQNPDFISVNNTVNRSLIERNSLKRIIGAFGSFNADWKKTIFLNLTGRNDWSSTLPTKNRSFFYPSVSLGYEFTKSLNLESNKWLSYGKLRLSYADVGKDTSPYRVESPLQSNTFIGGGFRYGFFGNNPELKPERRTSFEAGLDLQFFDQRLRLDATVYRDRTKDQIIAPRVSQATGFILQYINGGLVENRGVELMLSGTPIRNKNFNWDINFNFASNKNEVLSLPYPLTIVRNSDASIINVAEGASYPGKSLTSISATDYIRDPEGRIIIDANGYPTFNTLFTYAGDRAPKFTMGLNNTFRYKNLEFSFLVDIRKGGDVINGNEWELVRSGLSMQTAERNKPVIFEGVVKNADGSFSPNTKQVELTQGYFENNLAAVGTAFIEDGSWIRLRSATINYTLNRKYLPKFFSTLNLFVTGRNLVLLTNYSGIDPEVGVSGAGVRGGGSAGLDYGGVPSRRGFDLGLKVGF